The following coding sequences lie in one Spinacia oleracea cultivar Varoflay chromosome 1, BTI_SOV_V1, whole genome shotgun sequence genomic window:
- the LOC110785704 gene encoding uncharacterized protein isoform X1, with protein MICSETAGNMIILRRTTKITHKALATIALSAKWHVCATIHSFVTSKTELLETHNIPHAGVFDPKSLFSDSDDLRYDEEAVDNTKFLPAYTCGTISFQKRHALTLSTVRNGERGANG; from the exons ATGATATGTAGTGAGACAG CAGGGAACATGATAATACTGAGAAGAACTACAAAAATCACGCATAAGGCACTGGCAACCATTGCTCTCTCTGCCAAGTGGCATGTTTGTGCAACGATCCACTCCTTTGTCACCTCTAAGACCGAATTACTAGAAACCCACAACATCCCTCATGCAGGGGTGTTTGATCCTAAGAGCTTATTTTCAGACTCAGATGATCTCAGATATGACGAAGAAGCTGTCGATAACACCAAGTTTCTCCCAGCTTACACCTGTGGTACAATATCCTTCCAGAAACGACATGCTCTCA CTTTGTCAACAGTCAGGAATGGTGAAAGGGGTGCAAATGGCTAA
- the LOC110785704 gene encoding uncharacterized protein isoform X2 produces the protein MICSETGNMIILRRTTKITHKALATIALSAKWHVCATIHSFVTSKTELLETHNIPHAGVFDPKSLFSDSDDLRYDEEAVDNTKFLPAYTCGTISFQKRHALTLSTVRNGERGANG, from the exons ATGATATGTAGTGAGACAG GGAACATGATAATACTGAGAAGAACTACAAAAATCACGCATAAGGCACTGGCAACCATTGCTCTCTCTGCCAAGTGGCATGTTTGTGCAACGATCCACTCCTTTGTCACCTCTAAGACCGAATTACTAGAAACCCACAACATCCCTCATGCAGGGGTGTTTGATCCTAAGAGCTTATTTTCAGACTCAGATGATCTCAGATATGACGAAGAAGCTGTCGATAACACCAAGTTTCTCCCAGCTTACACCTGTGGTACAATATCCTTCCAGAAACGACATGCTCTCA CTTTGTCAACAGTCAGGAATGGTGAAAGGGGTGCAAATGGCTAA
- the LOC130462420 gene encoding uncharacterized protein: MDEMMEVPKEDEMMEVPKEDEMMDVFLDETVSEADSKIEYFRQDAEVYKSIYCSIMKDEWASKHSVEVWCEPVVEVLSVSLCNNNKNSNITRSREIYGNIFVVDSMSNTTNTKCDIYERNDQDDEPEIIPFDGGTLSLTGPDDVMSMDKPFIGIDIFDRAVDETIINGFEPLVKTVDMAKQNHTFEQFNKRMVHGHYESGCSAEVEYLALTFGVFAPVEVRLIKQPVEEGKGNKRRIGEVKEEEELEVYGTISATYNLLCSESKVNRIMLFEIKEDSNEFDWVTLGCPLTLSRSVVAVPAYSSLTIQVELWDFATKKLIVRGSNKFETKNYRVKKTITGLSYLDAEVTIDWEKPFKLDDPVVKKSINWRIYSHFWGPHVVEVFSIFIGRETDKPLRLHGIVAFCGGNGDFKLFKRGKDDPFILDPGRNLLTLKGPNIILAGGDSFGISVDLEDVDGLVSIKGVVSSGYGVNHHQEGWFNRLLCSVIKGKHELSFAAVHYTVIAYAIKVTLKVHLFFKGGHEHSSNDISTIHGSLVALNDKYARRSSYEKLYYRNVIFERRKENPLVISCMEDFDMDMELSKKVFAVPHNSRLCIAVDLSCQCPSFTGFIKETAQFEVDSSVGNDVVIEGDSFGINISVKWSQA; the protein is encoded by the exons ATGGACGAGATGATGGAGGTGCCGAAAGAGGACGAGATGATGGAGGTGCCGAAAGAGGACGAGATGATGGACGTGTTTCTGGATGAGACAGTTTCTGAAGCAGACAGTAAAATAGAATATTTTAGACAGGACGCTGAAGTATACAAATCAATATATTGTTCAATAATGAAAGATGAATGGGCTAGCAAACATTCTGTTGAAGTTTGGTGTGAACCTGTGGTTGAGGTTCTATCTGTGAGTCTCTGCAACAATAATAAGAACAGCAACATCACGAGATCACGGGAAATTTATGGTAATATTTTTGTCGTTGATAGTATGAGTAATACGACTAATACCAAATGTGATATCTATGAAAGGAATGATCAAGATGATGAACCAGAGATAATCCCTTTTGATGGTGGTACCTTAAGCCTCACAGGGCCTGATGATGTTATGTCAATGGATAAACCATTTATTGGTATTGATATCTTTGACAGGGCTGTAGATGAAACCATCATTAATGGTTTTGAACCTTTGGTGAAGACTGTTGATATGGCAAAACAAAATCATACGTTTGAACAATTCAACAAACGTATGGTTCATGGCCATTATGAGTCTGGCTGTTCCGCAGAGGTGGAGTACCTTGCACTAACTTTTGGTGTTTTTGCCCCTGTCGAGGTCCGACTCATTAAGCAGCCAGTGGAAGAAGGAAAGGGGAACAAGAGGAGAATAGGAGAAGTAAAGGAAGAGGAAGAACTTGAGGTTTACGGGACAATTTCTGCCACTTATAATCTTTTATGTTCGGAAAGTAAAGTTAATCGCATTATGCTTTTTGAGATTAAGGAGGATTCTAACGAGTTTGATTGGGTGACATTAGGGTGTCCCCTCACCCTGTCTAGATCTGTGGTGGCAGTGCCTGCATATTCATCTCTCACAATTCAAGTAGAATTATGGGATTTTGCTACAAAGAAGCTAATTGTTCGTGGCAGCAATAAGTTTGAAACTAAGAACTACAGGGTTAAGAAAACCATTACTGGTCTAAGTTATTTAGATGCAGAAGTGACTATTGATTGGGAGAAGCCGTTCAAGTTGGATGATCCGGTCGTCAAAAAATCAATCAATTGGAGAATTTATTCCCATTTTTGG GGTCCTCATGTAGTGGAGGTGTTTTCAATCTTTATTGGTCGGGAAACTGACAAGCCCTTGCGACTCCATGGAATCGTTGCCTTTTGTGGTGGCAATGGTGATTTTAAACTTTTCAAGAGAGGCAAGGATGATCCGTTTATCTTGGACCCTGGCAGAAATTTGTTAACTCTAAAAGGCCCAAATATAATTTTGGCAGGCGGGGATTCATTTGGGATATCAGTGGACCTTGAGGATGTTGATGGTCTTGTGTCAATCAAAGGGGTTGTATCGTCAGGTTATGGAGTTAATCATCATCAAGAAGGTTGGTTTAATCGGCTCTTGTGTTCTGTTATTAAAGGTAAGCATGAACTTAGTTTTGCTGCTGTTCATTACACAGTCATAGCTTATGCTATAAAGGTTACGTTAAAAGTTCACTTGTTCTTCAAAGGTGGGCATGAACATTCTTCTAATGATATTAGCACAATTCATGGGAGTCTTGTTGCTTTAAATGATAAGTATGCTCGTAGATCAAGTTATGAGAAATTATATTATCGAAATGTGATTTTTGAGAGGCGTAAAGAAAATCCTTTAGTAATCTCATGTATGGAGGATTTTGATATGGATATGGAGCTTTCAAAAAAGGTGTTTGCTGTTCCGCACAATTCCCGCTTGTGTATAGCAGTAGATTTGAGTTGTCAATGCCCGAGTTTCACTGGATTCATCAAGGAGACTGCTCAATTCGAAGTTGATAGTAGTGTTGGTAATGATGTGGTTATTGAGGGAGATTCATTTGGAATAAACATCAGTGTCAAATGGAGTCAAGCATGA